The segment gttttatacacacacacacacacagagttttaaAAGCTATTCTTGGACACTTGATTTTCCATATAAACGTTCAGTTATTTTAACCAGCTTcccttaaaagataaaaaaggaatTCCAATAAATCTACATAAATTTTAGTAAGATTGCATTTTAATGACATCGTCCTATAATCCTGAAATTTTAGATTCCGTTCTATAAACATTGGTAAAATTTTCCTTTGATTCTTGCACTTTTGTTAAATGTATTCTCAAGTATTTTTTATAGCTTTGTCGTTAAAGTAGAAATGGGATACATTTAAGACACAACTATATTCATATGTAAGATGTCTATATTTTTCCTGTACTATCTTACCAAGTTTTTGCCAAAGGGAAAATGAAAtcaagaggtgtttttttttttttttttccaacacatCAAAAGCTGTACATAATTAATGTATACAACTTAATGAGTTTGGAGATAAGTATATACCTATGAAACCACAACACAATCTATGCCATAAACTTATCCATCACTTCCAAAAGTTTCCTTCTGCCTTATTATTTTTGTGATAAGAACAATTTACATAAATTTTAtcctcttagcaaattttaaagtatatggtACAGCACTGTTAACTATAGGCACTGTGCTGAACAGTAGATCTCTAAGGCCAACTCATCTTTTATAactgaaaatgtgttttttaatggAGACTTTTTCTAAATGCTTATTGTTGTTAAGATGGAGaacagaaaatgtttaaatgctaataaaaggaatccaacaGAGAAGTTgaagataaaggaaagaaaggacaACCGATAATATGACACTTCATAGAAGATGAAACAGATCTACAGAATGAGTAAGTGGGTTAGAAAAGGGACATCTGAATTTTGATCCAATGGAAGGGATTTAGATCACTTAGATTTGGAAGTTTAGTGGCTGGAAGTTAAAGGAGTTCCAACTAATGACTTCTACATTCTCTACTGTAACACTACTTATGTTCAAAGATATCCCCATTTACCTATAGATTTATCcatacctagacagtgtattaaaaagtaaagacatcactttgacaacaaaggtccatatagtcaaagctttggtttttccagtatggatgtgacagctgaaccataaagaaggctgagcgctgaaaaactgatgcctttgaattgtgatgctggagaagactcttgaaagtcccttggacagcaaggagattaaaccactcaatcctaaaggaaatcaatgctgaatattcactggaaggactgatgctaaagctgaagctccaatactttagccacctgattcaaacagccaactcactggaaaagaccctgatgctgggaaagagtgaaggcaggaggagaaggggaccaaagaggatgagatggttggatggctctactgactcagtggacattgaGCAAActtaggagatagtgaaggacagggaagccaggccatgctgcagtccatggggttccagagttggacatgacttagcgagtgAACAAGAATACAAAGCTATCTCAAAGAGCAAATTTGCCAGTAATTGAGATATTTCTGCATATTATACCTATTTTTTCACAAAATTCTACAAGGACTTGTACACAAAAACTTCACTTCCCACTTTCAGCACTCAATCACCCAAGCAAACAAAATCTATGAAGCCTTAAAACAAAATCAGACATAAAATATTGCTGTTGTTAGTAGGAATTAAgcagaaattttatttccaagttcttcaaagattaaaacaaacacaaataaagTATTCTTTTAAGTGTCCCAAATTAAATCAAAGGCACATCATCAAAATAATACACCTGTgacattaaaaattcatttaggttGTCATATTTtcacattactttttaaaaatcatttgcaaTGCTCTGTAGATCacatttaaatatgaaataatttagtattttttttaagtaaaaccaCCCCTATCAAGTAGAGGAACTTAAGAAGACGAAGATCAAATCTGCTTCATATACAGGATGGGGCAGTCTCATACAGAAAACAACATTCATCTTTTCAAACAAGGTTGCTAAGAAAGAGATCCCATGCTTAGTgttgaaaataaaacaatctcCTCATTTAGAAAAATCAAGACATCATTTGATTAACAAAGCCCATTCTTCCCCCAATTTTACACTTGCATGTCTTCATTTAGAAATTATAAATTCAtgagaaaataacaaattttgtTATGGTATAAAGATCTTAGTTGGGAACAGCAATTAcaaatattcaattttttaaCAAAGAATACTGTTTTCCTTCCCAAAATGTAAACATCTAGtaaataaaacatacataacaTTCCAGGCATAGAAACACTAGTAATTCACTTAATGAAAGAAGTGTATTTTGGTATATTTGGTGGTAAGGTTTTTGTTTAAGTATAAAGCACTTCAACAAAGAATCAGgccattattatttaaaatctcCACCTTCACCCAGTTTCCTTATTTGAGTAGAAACATCAATTTCTGTAGAATGTTGGCTAAAGGACCAGGTCACAGGAAAGGTCCTGTGAAATATCTAGAAGTCATGTGGTTAGAGAAGTGTTTTCTTGAAATTTGGAGGCAGTCATTCATCAGTTTGTGCTTGAAAGCATCCTTCAGCGAACTTCTTCTCTACTGTAAAAAAAATTTGGTAGGTTTTCACTTAGTAAGatttatacataaaattaactagTCATTATTTCATAGGTCACTTTAGGGTTCTCAAAGTAGAAAGTAACAGGTTAATATCAGAAAATCCAAACCACACCATTGAATGAGTAATACCCacgaaagtgctttgtaaaaagacaaatgctatgCCAACATAAgactattattttaatatcataaatGTAGACATTTTCCATTAAAAGATACAATAGCACCTAATAGTATTATTACTTCCTTTTTGTTAACATGAATAATTTCCTTTTCAAGTATATGAAAAAAGATCTAAGATTATTACTTCCTGTATAAACACcccttgtgtatgtgtgtgcactcagtcactcagttgtgtctgactctttgtgagtccatggactgtagcctgccaggctcctctgtctgttcatggaattttccaggcaagaacattggagcgattgccatttcctactccagggggtcttcccagatcagggatcgaaactgcatctcctgcattggcagacggattctttaccactgcgccacctggagaACCCATAAACACTCCTGAGAATATGCAACTTGAAATATATTGGCCCCAAAAGACTAATAATTTATGCCCTGACctctttacaaaaaagaaaagtgaaaatatgaaTTGAGACCCCATACAACACATTAGAACCCAGGAAATGTAGGCTACCCTTTAAAGAGGTGTTTTCATTTCAAGAATACATTTTTAAGGCTCTTTTAACCCTACTCACACTTGGCCCAGTTACTACGTTTGTTCCTccattaatacacagaaatacatTCTGAAAGCCTCTAGGAAAGAAATCACAGCTGGTAGCAGGAATGAGTCTCCTCTGCAGAGTCCTTAGTCCCAAGAGTAACGAGTCAGTTGACAGCACCAAGCAACATCACAAGTCCAGGATGGTGTAAGGACAGAGGAGACGGTGTTAAGGACAAGAAATTACTGTTGGCCCCGTCAGTTCAAAAGCTTAAGTACATAAGGATATTATCATCTGGTGAGTTCGTACAAGGGGATTGAGGCTCTCCTAATTAGATGTATTCCACAAGCAGGCAGATTAGAGTCACCCTTCAGGTAAAGCTGTGCATTTTGCTGGGATTTATTTTAATTCCCTCAAGAATAGTAGAAATGTAAAACTCAGTTGCCCAAGTCCtttgggaagccccaggataatcccatggccCCCAGATGGCCTGGGGTATCATTACTCACCAGTCTTCAGAGTAAGGCACAGGATCTGGGCTCCCGAAAGGGGTTGCTTCCAGCTGGGACACCCACCAGCAGGGCATCCTTGCAGGCATTCTGCATGCAGTATTGTTGAAGCTCTGCAGCCGCCTGAGAGACCTGCAACAAAGGGACAAGAGCTCTTGACATGCTGCTCACAGCCAGATCCATCCAGCAGTCACTTGAAACTCTGAAAAATGACTGTACAACTTGATAAAGGTCACACTTTCTACAACCTCCAAGAGTCTCTTTTTGCTGCAAGTTCTAATAATTGAACTCCAAAGAGGGAAAGTTACAACTCCTATGAACTTTGATTTAGGGCCTTTTTGTCTTAGCGGCTTATTCAACCAAGGAaagataaaacatattttttaccCATATAGAATCCTGGTTTTGAGACAAAGTATAAAGAAGTAGCTTATCCTAATGTGCCCTTTACAAATTTTCACTTATAAACCACACATTGATATATCCAGATTTGCCATGTGACAGACTGTTTTAATATTTACAAGGCTTGGTGGAGCCTTATCCAGTCTGCTCAAAGCAAGTGATGAGGTTCCTCCATCATGCTTTTGAAGCAGAATAGCTTACTGGTCAAGA is part of the Cervus elaphus chromosome 16, mCerEla1.1, whole genome shotgun sequence genome and harbors:
- the GNG10 gene encoding guanine nucleotide-binding protein G(I)/G(S)/G(O) subunit gamma-10, whose product is MSSGASVSALQRLVEQLKLEAGVERIKVSQAAAELQQYCMQNACKDALLVGVPAGSNPFREPRSCALL